From Ignisphaera aggregans DSM 17230, the proteins below share one genomic window:
- a CDS encoding metallophosphoesterase (InterPro IPR004843~KEGG: dth:DICTH_1166 Ser/Thr protein phosphatase family protein~PFAM: metallophosphoesterase), translating into MRILAFSDVRRWEGYEEILDMVKPDVVCLAGDLTSDGGAAFWSKALTQIPAYRQEVIEKLRELGVEFVWEEHVPYPSIMISPLDPRRLMVMKEILSIEEKYRKSREFHEIVKRIHVEKFYHFLEYAGRRSRVLVVRGDHDYDFEGDYDVNRINGIPGCSEISGRFVEIGGMRFLGLGFEETHYRQKLREIVAMYRGRVDVVVAHSELSRIPIIAELKPKLIIGGHFLSGKYLVNNIPAAFTAGIKYAVIDIDQDAPPKITLYDYRGNIVKPEAEQRFRRRLYERYEWLKPYPEDI; encoded by the coding sequence TTGAGGATTCTTGCCTTTTCTGATGTCCGTAGGTGGGAGGGTTATGAGGAGATATTGGATATGGTGAAGCCTGATGTTGTTTGTTTAGCAGGTGATTTGACCTCTGATGGTGGTGCTGCTTTCTGGAGTAAGGCTCTAACACAGATACCTGCCTATAGGCAGGAGGTTATAGAAAAACTTAGGGAGCTTGGTGTGGAGTTTGTATGGGAGGAACATGTTCCATACCCCTCTATAATGATCAGTCCTCTCGATCCTAGGCGTCTTATGGTTATGAAGGAGATTCTATCTATAGAGGAGAAGTATAGAAAAAGTAGAGAGTTTCACGAAATTGTGAAGAGAATTCATGTTGAGAAGTTCTATCATTTTCTAGAGTATGCTGGTAGGAGATCTAGAGTGTTGGTGGTCAGGGGTGATCATGATTATGATTTTGAGGGAGACTATGATGTCAATAGAATTAATGGTATACCAGGGTGTTCAGAGATCTCTGGGAGGTTTGTAGAAATTGGAGGTATGCGTTTCCTTGGGCTAGGTTTTGAAGAAACACATTATCGGCAGAAGCTCAGAGAGATAGTGGCGATGTATAGGGGTAGAGTAGATGTTGTAGTAGCTCACAGCGAACTGAGCAGAATACCCATAATAGCTGAGTTGAAGCCTAAACTCATAATCGGGGGACACTTTCTTTCAGGGAAATACCTTGTTAACAACATTCCAGCTGCATTTACAGCTGGAATAAAATATGCTGTCATAGACATAGACCAAGATGCTCCACCCAAAATCACACTATATGATTATAGAGGTAATATTGTAAAGCCTGAGGCTGAACAAAGATTTCGGAGACGTCTATATGAAAGATATGAGTGGCTTAAGCCTTACCCAGAGGATATATAA
- a CDS encoding hypothetical protein (KEGG: hwa:HQ3280A hypothetical protein~SPTR: Q18F81 Putative uncharacterized protein) produces the protein MSGAVHVKEILEGYLRSDIRTLESLDGALNETLMNFLRSGAPERQFILEYLQNAIDAGSKNVKIVLDYDNVRILVYNDGTEFNHDDFESFCKIARSRKDPNKMLIGYIGIGAKSAFAIARKLELHSGEYHVTFEESNIPEELSKNYNLKYLWMIVPRTKDECYSSSCRYLMNTASFRTVFVLENLTKDKETLEIIHRTLLDYNYEYFLDARTLLFIPVHNIKVEICIFKNGVEKCLRRIEKFHEKEIQSGIPHLRKVVVKLREILSDREETEDWLIILKEVEVPENIRRDPITAIFKRENVVRRLVGIAFKTENDKLIPTKGVVKFSIFSYMPIREIESGFNYLLHADFLTDPGRGGIIENIAWNEWLRNELVKFLVDDVLEEFKHDDILKYQTMILIPHTSPTDPFIYKLYSEIMKNIKEKDLVMTYDGFKRVTTTTLLPKIVYQVLTDEQLCSLPKDPYVKSIAHRRVYDYIVEMLNLLPQNARNVLLSSYISYMYLGLRKIIEIGDDDTYKGVKSIYQILWQYSKSKDFIKNMIEFIMNDYLEKNAATVYSINKMLSNLMVLSIKGEVKKLKDVSIVPTSKLVAYLAKVLSIDESKLRELLQDIPIIEEDLIGYIVKLCDSMGRAHCWLDTTRYLIVEAFADERFLQNFVSEKLFEVLKHVLEEKIAQLEKAIEQNDELQIRDVMKRLVEVYYPILKTRKDKLREVLKDKVKVKVLDDGFIEVSRVMLPESDWHSLKNVLETIDQEQNKLVNTGFHPSTDYEKLRSEIKFVDLEFYQGVNIELLKQFLLDLGAEFRDSEQRFIEFKKRISEVLSVEIARVWLAKSGYFVSSGSAKSGWDITAMHKSESSIARVEVKGTTDKEYRGSIALRCDAKEFIDCREKCDKNEKCLIIIVENVAKDPQIRVINICELPKEIVEKYRIELPNDVLEHTKPIRFNELRGIQPY, from the coding sequence ATGTCTGGAGCAGTACATGTTAAAGAGATTTTAGAGGGTTACTTAAGATCTGATATAAGAACCTTAGAATCATTAGATGGTGCTTTAAATGAAACATTAATGAATTTCTTGCGTAGTGGTGCACCCGAAAGACAATTCATATTGGAGTATCTTCAAAATGCTATTGATGCTGGTTCAAAGAATGTGAAAATAGTTCTCGATTATGATAATGTTAGAATTCTTGTTTATAACGATGGTACAGAATTCAATCACGATGACTTTGAAAGTTTTTGTAAAATAGCTAGATCGAGAAAAGATCCCAACAAAATGCTCATTGGATATATAGGCATAGGAGCGAAATCGGCTTTTGCTATTGCAAGGAAACTCGAACTTCATTCAGGAGAGTATCATGTAACTTTCGAAGAATCTAACATTCCAGAGGAATTATCAAAGAACTACAATCTAAAATATCTATGGATGATAGTTCCACGAACAAAGGATGAATGTTATAGCAGTAGCTGTAGATATTTGATGAACACAGCAAGTTTCAGAACGGTATTTGTATTAGAGAATCTGACAAAGGATAAGGAAACCCTCGAGATCATTCATCGTACACTTCTGGATTATAACTATGAATATTTTCTCGACGCTAGAACATTACTATTCATACCTGTCCATAATATCAAGGTTGAGATATGCATCTTCAAAAATGGTGTTGAAAAATGTTTGAGAAGAATAGAAAAGTTTCATGAAAAGGAGATACAAAGTGGTATACCTCATCTTAGAAAAGTTGTTGTAAAGCTAAGAGAGATATTAAGTGATAGAGAAGAAACTGAAGACTGGCTTATCATATTAAAGGAGGTGGAAGTACCGGAAAACATTAGAAGAGACCCTATAACAGCTATATTTAAACGTGAAAATGTTGTTAGGAGACTTGTTGGTATAGCCTTTAAAACTGAGAATGACAAACTTATACCTACTAAGGGTGTTGTCAAATTCAGTATCTTTAGCTATATGCCTATAAGAGAAATAGAATCAGGTTTTAATTATTTGTTACATGCCGATTTCCTTACAGATCCAGGACGTGGAGGAATAATCGAGAATATTGCTTGGAATGAGTGGCTTCGAAACGAGTTGGTTAAGTTCCTTGTAGATGATGTATTGGAGGAGTTTAAACATGACGATATATTGAAATATCAGACAATGATACTCATACCTCATACATCTCCCACCGATCCATTTATCTACAAGCTCTATAGTGAAATTATGAAAAATATTAAGGAGAAAGATCTTGTAATGACATATGATGGTTTCAAAAGAGTTACTACAACTACTCTGCTTCCTAAAATAGTATACCAAGTCTTAACAGACGAGCAGCTTTGTTCATTGCCAAAGGATCCCTATGTTAAGAGTATTGCTCATAGAAGGGTATATGACTATATTGTAGAAATGCTAAATCTACTTCCGCAAAATGCTAGAAATGTATTGCTAAGCTCATACATAAGCTACATGTATCTAGGACTTCGTAAAATTATTGAAATCGGAGATGATGATACATATAAAGGTGTTAAAAGCATATACCAGATCCTGTGGCAGTATAGCAAAAGTAAAGACTTTATAAAGAACATGATAGAATTCATAATGAATGACTATTTGGAGAAAAACGCTGCTACAGTTTATTCTATTAACAAAATGTTGAGCAATTTGATGGTCTTATCCATTAAAGGGGAGGTTAAGAAACTTAAAGATGTTTCTATTGTCCCAACATCAAAGCTTGTTGCATATCTAGCTAAGGTTCTTAGCATAGATGAATCTAAATTAAGAGAGTTACTACAGGATATTCCCATAATAGAAGAGGATTTGATAGGCTATATAGTTAAGCTATGCGACTCAATGGGCCGTGCCCATTGTTGGTTAGACACCACAAGGTACTTAATTGTTGAAGCCTTTGCTGATGAACGATTCTTGCAGAATTTTGTCAGTGAAAAACTATTCGAGGTACTAAAGCATGTACTAGAAGAGAAAATAGCTCAACTAGAAAAGGCGATAGAACAAAATGATGAATTGCAAATACGTGATGTTATGAAGAGGTTAGTTGAAGTATATTATCCTATTCTCAAAACTAGAAAAGATAAACTGCGTGAGGTTCTAAAAGATAAGGTTAAAGTTAAGGTGTTGGATGACGGATTTATCGAAGTGTCAAGGGTCATGCTTCCGGAAAGTGATTGGCATTCACTTAAAAATGTTTTGGAAACTATTGATCAAGAGCAAAATAAATTAGTTAACACAGGTTTTCATCCTAGTACAGATTATGAAAAACTTAGGTCTGAAATCAAGTTTGTAGATTTAGAATTCTACCAAGGTGTTAACATAGAATTATTGAAACAATTCTTATTGGATTTAGGTGCCGAATTTAGAGATTCCGAACAAAGGTTTATCGAGTTTAAGAAGAGGATTAGTGAAGTTCTCTCTGTAGAAATTGCTAGAGTGTGGTTAGCAAAATCAGGATACTTTGTGTCCTCTGGATCTGCAAAGAGTGGCTGGGACATAACAGCGATGCATAAATCAGAATCTAGCATAGCTAGGGTTGAGGTTAAGGGTACTACTGACAAAGAGTATCGCGGATCTATAGCACTGAGATGCGATGCAAAGGAATTTATTGATTGTAGAGAAAAGTGTGATAAAAACGAGAAATGCCTCATAATCATTGTAGAAAATGTCGCCAAAGATCCACAAATCAGGGTTATCAATATATGTGAGCTACCCAAAGAGATAGTTGAAAAATATAGAATAGAACTACCTAATGATGTATTAGAGCATACCAAGCCTATTAGATTCAATGAATTAAGAGGTATACAACCCTATTAA
- a CDS encoding hypothetical protein (KEGG: pis:Pisl_1928 hypothetical protein~SPTR: A1RVU3 Putative uncharacterized protein) has product MAMDYMAKQEQESLKRTQKKSEEVAEDKKTEVMKSQHVESFIQIISPQSSRTQTSPFTTLENVLIVVPKPSQLAYLKKVSKPVLNKEMLVSPMQKPTLLLVSPISITRFRPSEQIRILNLDKNIFRNPLSASVNMSIPKVPHISMPTIHLQPLERSIVNISQAMKLQTIVRPPEIYTKFSIPQLDKTYTLKITSTAQSVQTKVKTIDSTQERKIKTSKEAEGVMLTSLTIHVPPSLLKLLFKSLKKFNVKGLLEVSPERPVIVVAIKSAGPELKYRATLLTILRELFRIKKRFPQTIAATARGETDIVQSYLMESGIIKFIDDSEADFLNFFGIRRVEDFDKVDLDRLRSRLLEHTNSDFSFLVFHINESKVTQLLKYLKMLRSDLGRSKLVVICPRRLSLKVVKKLIEIIWGFTKFRCFDKSLDGCFAAGEKTFYDELEKLSTNPSYAKVRHVENESELHYQLKVFVYSYLVNKLKLDPRYVKTEYDLGGVKPDIWVESSRIAIEIETLYGTGVTPWNKLYETIEKYHSLSVNEVWLVIPPLQLSLFIGDLLKLYKILKEEYGDKVKVFTINLTQRELISLEDYIKKFSMVIYRTMKGNKGEDLKSNM; this is encoded by the coding sequence TTGGCTATGGACTATATGGCTAAGCAGGAACAGGAGAGTTTAAAGCGAACCCAAAAGAAAAGTGAGGAGGTTGCTGAAGATAAGAAAACCGAGGTAATGAAGTCTCAACATGTAGAAAGTTTCATCCAGATTATATCTCCCCAATCCAGCAGGACCCAAACCTCTCCATTTACAACTCTAGAAAATGTCTTAATTGTGGTACCAAAACCTTCACAGCTAGCATATCTGAAGAAAGTAAGTAAGCCGGTCTTAAACAAAGAAATGCTTGTATCCCCAATGCAGAAACCAACTCTATTGCTAGTTTCACCGATATCAATCACAAGATTTAGACCTTCTGAACAGATAAGGATTCTAAACCTAGACAAGAACATTTTCAGAAACCCTCTTAGTGCATCTGTTAACATGTCCATACCCAAAGTTCCACACATATCCATGCCCACTATACATCTACAGCCCTTGGAGCGTTCCATAGTTAATATAAGCCAAGCCATGAAACTGCAAACCATAGTTAGACCTCCAGAAATATATACAAAATTCTCAATACCTCAACTAGACAAAACATACACCTTGAAAATAACGTCTACGGCTCAATCAGTTCAAACGAAAGTAAAGACTATTGACTCTACACAGGAAAGAAAAATTAAGACATCTAAAGAAGCTGAGGGTGTAATGCTAACTTCTCTCACTATACATGTACCACCATCACTTCTAAAGCTGTTGTTCAAATCGCTTAAAAAGTTCAATGTTAAAGGATTGCTCGAGGTTTCGCCAGAAAGACCTGTAATTGTTGTTGCGATAAAGTCAGCAGGACCTGAGCTGAAGTATAGAGCAACACTTCTCACAATTCTTAGAGAGCTCTTCCGCATAAAGAAGAGGTTTCCACAAACCATCGCTGCTACAGCGAGAGGTGAAACCGATATTGTTCAAAGCTACCTCATGGAGAGCGGCATCATAAAATTTATCGATGATTCTGAAGCTGATTTCCTCAATTTCTTTGGGATAAGGAGAGTTGAAGACTTTGACAAGGTAGATCTGGATAGGCTTAGGAGTAGGTTGTTAGAACATACAAACTCGGACTTTTCATTCCTAGTGTTCCATATCAATGAAAGTAAAGTTACTCAGCTATTGAAGTATTTGAAAATGCTACGGAGCGATCTTGGCAGATCCAAGCTTGTTGTTATATGTCCTCGTAGGTTATCTCTAAAGGTTGTTAAGAAGCTTATAGAGATAATATGGGGCTTCACCAAATTTAGATGTTTCGACAAATCTCTCGATGGTTGTTTTGCTGCTGGTGAGAAAACCTTCTATGATGAACTTGAAAAGCTTTCGACAAACCCAAGTTATGCCAAGGTTAGGCATGTTGAAAACGAATCAGAATTGCATTACCAGCTAAAGGTCTTTGTATATAGCTACCTTGTTAATAAGCTGAAGCTAGATCCAAGATATGTGAAGACAGAATATGATCTTGGTGGAGTGAAGCCCGATATCTGGGTGGAGTCCAGCCGTATTGCAATAGAGATCGAAACTCTCTATGGTACAGGTGTCACCCCCTGGAACAAGTTATATGAGACTATAGAGAAGTACCATAGTCTTAGCGTTAATGAGGTATGGCTTGTAATTCCACCTCTTCAGCTATCACTCTTCATCGGAGATCTTTTGAAGCTGTACAAGATATTGAAAGAGGAATATGGAGATAAAGTGAAGGTATTTACAATAAACCTAACCCAGAGGGAACTGATATCTCTAGAAGACTACATAAAGAAGTTTAGTATGGTCATATATAGAACGATGAAAGGTAATAAAGGAGAAGATCTAAAATCGAATATGTGA
- a CDS encoding conserved hypothetical protein (KEGG: mse:Msed_1025 hypothetical protein~SPTR: A4YFJ1 Putative uncharacterized protein), whose translation MFIRKFIFVLLYIAIIRLEKRTTLEKDKPIQIPANSYTTLVYSLEYAGYIEITFQATRNVYFYVSNGDYWVRHPTNCNTYTDSGRFIVPVLPGTTYIKIYNPSLLFGVSVTITVVYVY comes from the coding sequence TTGTTTATCAGAAAATTTATTTTTGTTTTGCTCTACATAGCTATTATTAGACTTGAGAAGAGGACAACTCTTGAGAAAGATAAGCCTATTCAAATACCTGCAAATAGCTATACAACCCTTGTATACAGCCTAGAATATGCAGGCTATATAGAGATAACATTTCAGGCTACCAGAAATGTATATTTCTATGTGAGCAACGGAGACTACTGGGTTAGACACCCTACAAACTGCAACACATATACCGATTCAGGAAGATTCATAGTACCTGTACTCCCAGGAACAACATATATAAAGATATACAATCCATCACTACTCTTCGGCGTAAGCGTAACAATAACAGTGGTATATGTATACTAA